A region of the Dehalococcoidales bacterium genome:
GAAAACACCAGGCTCTTCGTCCGTCCGGTAAGGGAACACCGCTTCATCGTGGTATTTCGCGGCGACGGTCTCAACCCGGCTGTCAGCGATTCCGACCCGCAGCAATTGGGAGTCCCCCCCAGGGCCGCCAGCGCATTGCAGCCGGGGGCAGCCAAAACAGTGAGCATTTCCAATAAATTCATCGCTCAGGCAAAGAGAATCCTGGCCGGGCAGCATCCCGCCAATATGCTTCTTCTCCGCGGCTTTTCGGAAAGACCGGATTTCCCAGCCATGACCGAGATATATAAATTGAAGCCGGCGGCTATCGCCGTCTACCCCATGTATCGCGGCCTGGCCAGGCTGGTGGGCATGGACATTCTGGACCCGGGAACCGGCCTCGAAGATGAACTGAAGGCACTGAAAGCAAACTACTCCGCCTATGATTTCTTCTTCTTACACGTGAAAGGGACCGACAGCGCCGGTGAAGACGGCGACTTCGAACGTAAGGTCAGTGTTATCGAGGAACTCGATAGGGCATTGCCCGAACTGATAGACACCGGGCCTGATGTTCTGATAGTCACCGGAGATCACTCAACACCGGCCATACTGAAAGGGCATAGCTGGCACCCGGTACCCGTGCTCCTGCACTCCAGGTGGTGCCGCCCCGACCGGGCAATGGAATTCGGTGAGTCAGCCTGTGCTTCCGGAGGATTGGGGCGCTTCCCCGCCACCCAGGTTATGCCTCTGGCAATGGCTCATGCTCTCAAACTGAGGAAATTTGGCGCTTAGGAGGTAGGACCAGGATGCGCATCCCGATGATAGCCGGTAATTGGAAGATGAATACCACGGTAAGCGAGGCGGTAGAGCTGGTCAGCAAAATGCGCACCGGCCTTGATGAAATAGCCGGCGTCGAGAAGGTAATCTGCCCGCCGTTCGTCTCATTAACAGCGGTAAAAGAGCTAATCAAAGGGAGCTCGATAAAATTAGGGGCGCAGAACCTGTACTTCGAGGACAAGGGCGCCTATACCGGCGAGATTTCCCCGTTAATGCTGGCCGATCTCTGTGAGTTTGTCATCATCGGCCACTCGGAGCGCAGGCAATACTTTGGCGAGAGCGGAGACATCGTCAACAGAAAGGTCAAAGCGGCGCTGAAGGCTAACCTAAAGCCTATTCTTTGCGTCGGTGAGAAACTTGAGGAAAATGAAACCGGCAGAACCGAGGAGGTGATTGCCGAGCAGCTCAGATCGTCCCTGGCCGGAATCGATTTCCTTGACGCGGTGACGGTAGCCTACGAACCAATCTGGGCTATCGGCACAGGCAGGGCAGCCACCGGACGACAGGCAAACGACACCATTGCTTTCATCCGCATCAGTATCGCCGGACTGGGGACGAAAGAAGCCGCCGGGAAAATGCGGATTCTCTACGGAGGCAGCGTCACCGCAGAAAACGCCGCTGAATTTATCAAGCAACCCGAGATAGACGGCGCCCTGGTCGGTGGGGCCAGCCTAAAAGCAGACCAATTCTTGAGCATCGTGACCCAGGCCAGGGCAAGCAGCGGCTAAGGCCTCTTATCGGGCTGGTCACGGGAAGAGCGCCACGATCGAATAAAGAAACACCGCCCTTACCCGCAATTGCCCGCGTGTTACAGTGCTACTTTATTATCACGAGCGGGGCAGCTTGCACAGATTTAATCATATCGAGGTTTAGAATATGAGCCATCTGGTAGCCATAGTCGGACCTACTGCCATAGGTAAAAGCAAACTGGCGATAAGACTGGCCCAGGCGTTTAACGGGGAAATAGTAAGCGCCGACAGCCGTCAGATATATCGCTTTATGGATATCGGTACGGCCAAACCAAGCCCTGAGGAGCTATCCCTTATTCCCCACCATCTGGTCAACATCATAAACCCGGATGAAGACTTCAGTCTGGCGCAGTACCAGCGGCTGGCCTACCGCGCTATTAATGACATCCAGAAACGGGGAAAACTAGCCGTGTTAGTCGGCGGCAGCGGGCAATATGTCTGGTCGATACTGGAGGGCTGGGGAGTACCTGAGGTACCACCCGACCCGGAGTTCAGACAGAGCCTGTCGGAAAGAGCCGCCAGAGAGGGCGAAGGCAAGCTCTATCAGGAGTTGAGGGAGGTTGACCCTGACTCAGCCCGGGATATCAACCCGAATAATGTGCGCCGTGTCATCCGGGCACTAGAGGTATATCAGAGCACCAGCATCCCATTTTCCCGGCTCAAGAGTAAGCAAAAACCGCCCTTTGAAACGATGATAATCGGTCTGACCACGGATAGGGCAGAGCTGTATCGCAGAATCGACTCAAGGGTCGACGAGATGATAGAGCAGGGGTTGATAGCCGAAGTGGACAGGCTGCTTAATATGGGCTACGGGCTCGAACTACCGGCTATGTCCAGCATCGGCTACAAGCAAATCGGCGCCTTTCTAAACGGCGGGCTGCCCCTGGCTGCAGCAATACAGCAAATCAAGTTTGAGACCCACCGTTTCGTCAGACACCAATACGCCTGGTTTCAACTCAAGGACAGCAGAATCAGCTGGGTTGACATCGGCAGTAATAATACCAAATCACAAATCACGGAATCATTTGCCCGTTTCACGGCAGGTACGGTAGAAACAAAACTCCTGCCAAGCCCACCCACTTCAAGAAAGGGCACACATGTTATATAATGAGTTATCCTCAAAACAGCAGGGCTGGTTCAGTAAAATGGATTTCACTAAACTAGAGGGAGCCGGTAACGATTTTATGCTGGTAGAGGCCGGTGATACCAACCGTGATTGGTCGCGGCTGGCCATTGCTGTCTGCAACCGCCACTTCGGTATCGGCGCCGACGGTCTGCTGCTCCTGCTGCCGTCAGAGGCGGCCGACTTCCGGATGTGTATGTTTAATCCCGATGGCTCCGAGGCGGAAGCCTGCGGCAATGGTCTGAGGTGCCTGGTAAAATACATCATAACCAGGAAGCTGTTAGCCGGAGATAAGGCACAACAAATCTGCTATATCGAAACAAAAGACGGCGTCAGGAAGGCGATAGTAAACCGTTCGGAAGGGAAACCGCTCAGCATCCAGGTTAGTATGGGTCTGCCTAAATTTAAGGCCGGGGAAATACCGGCCGCAATAGGGGAGCGTGATCGGAAATTAGTTGACATAAAGTCTATGCTGAACTATACTATTAACCTGGATGACCGGAAACTACCCCTGAACCTCGTTTCGATGGGAAATCCACATGCTGTCTATTTCACCGGGCAACCGGTGGCGGATTTCCCTTTAACCCGGATAGGGCCGGAGGTAGAGCATCACAGAATATTTCCACAGCGGGTAAACTTTGAGGTCGCCCGGCTGATCGACCGGCAGCAGATAGAAGCCAGGGTATGGGAGAGGGGAGCCGGTGAGACGCTGGCCTGCGGCACAGGCGCCTGTGCAATAGCAGTAGCCGCCCGGTTAAACGGCCTCACCGATGGCAGTGTAGCGATAAAACTGTCCGGGGGCATATTGAATGTAGAATGGGACGGCAAGGGTGAAGTATTGCTCAGCGGTCCTGCCGAAATAGTATTTACCGGCCGGTGGCCGGGCGGGGCATAGTGAAATGAGACTATCAAAACGAATAGAGAATCTGCCGCCCTATTTATTTCGCGAGATTACGCGCAAGATTGCCGAGAAAAGGGCCAAGGGGGAAGAGGTAATCAGTTTCGCTATCGGCGACCCGGATTTCCCCACACCAAACAACATAATCAACAGACTCTGCCAGGCAGCGCAGGACCCGGCCAACCACCAATACCCGGAGAGTGACGGTCTTCCCGAACTACGCCGGGCGATAGCGGGATGGTACGAAAAACGCTTTGGCGTTTCTCTTGACCCGGACAAAGAAGTGCTGCCTCTTCTCGGCGCCAAAGAGGGCATTGTCCATGCCGCTCTGTGCTTTATCGATCCCGGCGATATTGCCCTGGTACCCGACCCCGGCTACCCTCCCTACGCGATGGGCACCATAATGGCCAATGGCAAGCCGTACTATATGCCTATTACGGAAGGGAACGATTTTCTTCCCGACCTGGAAATAATACCTTCCGATGTAATTAAGAAGGCTAAACTGCTCTGGATAAACTATCCCAATAATCCCACCGGTGCCGTAGCGGAGCTCGATTTCTTCAACCATGTCGCTAAGTTTGCCAGTAATCATGATCTGGCCGTCTGTCACGACGCTCCTTACAGCGAGGTTGCCTTCGACGACTATCAACCGACTAGCTTTATGCAGGCAGAAGGCGGCAGGGAAACCGGCATCGAGTTCCATTCCCTGTCCAAAAGCTATAACATGACCGGGTGGCGGATAGGAATGGCAGTCGGTAACGCGGAGATGATAGACGCCCTGAAGAGGGTTAAATCGAACATAGACTCAGGTATTCCCCAGGCCATTCAGTACGCTGCTATCGAAGCGCTCAACGGTCCTCAGGACCTGGTTAGAAAGCAGAGCCTAAAATACCAGAGACGGCGTGACCTGGTCGTGGATATGCTTAGCGACATCGGTCTTGAAGCCAGGCGGCCCAGAGCAGGTCTCTATATCTGGACCAAGGTTCCCAGCGGATATACCTCTCTCGAGTTTGCCAACGCCCTGCTGGAAAAGGTGGGGGTGGTGGTTACTCCGGGCATAGGCTACGGGCAGAATGGTGAGGGCTACGTACGTCTGTCTCTGACCATTTCCGACGCTAACCTGGTCAAAGGGTTATCGCGGTTAGCCGAATGGCGTACCCACTAAAGCAGTCTTGAGCTAGAAAAAGTAAGTTGACATAATAATCGGGGGCCATTATCACCAAGAAACCGGTTGCGACCCACGCGTCTCGGGAACGGGCATGCCTGGTAGCGGTAGCAATCAAAGAGACCGTTAACAAACAATGGCCGGTAGAAGACTCGGTAGAAGAACTGGCACAGTTAGCCAGCGCAGCCGGCGCTGACATAGTAGGCAAGCTCACCCAGCAGCTAAACGTACCGTCGAAGACATACTACCTCGGCAAAGGCAAGCTTGATGAGTTGATCGCTCTGAAGGAAAGCCTCAACTATAGCATGGTGGTCTTTGATGACGAACTGTCGCCGCTGCAGCAGCGGAACCTGGAGCAAATTCTCAAGGTAAAGGTGATTGACCGCTCCGCCTTGATCCTGGACATTTTCGCCCGGCGTGCGCAAACCAGAGAAGGTCAGTTGCAGGTAGAACTGGCCCAGCACCAGTATCTACTGCCTCGCCTTGCCGGACAGTGGAGCCACCTGGAAAGGCTTGGCGGTGGTATCGGCACCAGGGGCCCGGGTGAATCACAGCTTGAGACAGACCGGAGACTGGTTGACCGTAAGGTCAATCACCTGAAAAAACAGATTGAATCGGTAAAGAAACACCGTAATCTGTACCGGCAGCAACGCAGACGGCAGGGTATCCCCATTGTAGCACTGGTTGGCTATACCAACGCCGGTAAAAGCACTCTGCTGAATGCCTTAACCCATTCCGATGTACTGGTCGAGGATAAGCTCTTTGCCACCCTGGACCCGACCACCCGCAGCCTTACTCTACCCGGTAAGGGTAAGGTACTATTTACCGACACCGTCGGCTTCATACAAAAGCTGCCGCCCAGCATTGTCACTGCATTCCGGGCAACGCTGGAAGAACTGGCCGAAGCCAGTATCCTTTTGCACGTCGTCGATTTGACCTCGCCCAATGCCGCCGAGCAATGTCAGGCCGTCGAGCATATTCTAGAAGACCTCGGCCTTGCCGACAGGCCCATAATCACGGCACTGAACAAAATCGATTTACTGCTTAGCAGGGAGAAGAAATGGGACGAGCAGTCCGCCATAGACCACCTTTCCGGACAGGACCTAATAGCCAGCAAAAATACGGCACTTGTCTCGGCAGTAAAGAAATGGGGCCTTACCCGGCTCCTTGAAGTGATCCAGGATATTTTAGGCCGGATCCGGGCCTAGTTTAAGGCATCAAGAAACATGACGCTCTAGAATCAAAATCTAGGGGCCTTAAAATATTTTTTAATGGTAATCTACCTTCGGAAGCAGCATTTTAGGAATAACTCCCTGATTTTATCGTTTCATTAAGATAAGCATCGTCAAAATATGCAGATCGTCGGAACATCCGACAAATAAAAAGGACGGAGACAATAGAAACTCAAATTCCAAATGCTTCCTTAATATCATGGGTTACAAAATAAACCCTCGCAGGAATAATCGGGAACCATTACGTCGGAGTCGGAGATAGCTGAACTGTTCGAAAGCCGTCTTGAATGGAAGAAACAGCTTGAGTGAGAAATCTACTTCTACTTCTGTTTCTGTTTATTATTATGGGCGCACAATATATGTTATGTAATCTACACGTTATAAAACAGCCATTGGGAAATACCCCAAAACAGACAAATGGCTAATTATCATCAGGGGTTAGTCTAAGATAACCTCAAAAGCCCTCTACTCTTAAATACACCATCAGGAGTAACTAACACGGTATTTTCTTTTAAGTGCAGACGGAGAAAATGCGCCCTTGCTATCCTGTTCTCCCAACACCCCGATAAAACCTTTGTAACGCCCTCCCGAACGTTTTACCTGTCCTACCGACCCTCCGGTTACCTGGTGGTGTTATGTCAAGTTGATTTCCGCATACCCTACTGTAATACAGGTATTACCAATAACGGGATAGCGGCCAGATCTGCTCACCGATTTCTTTCCGGGAAGAAAAATCATATGCGGTCCGACCTACCTTGAGGCAGGCCCTAGCTGGAGATACCTCGATAACCATTTCTGCATCGGGCAGCCGGCTGTGCAGAATATTGGCAAGAAGCACGGCCTTTTCCAGGCCGTCGCCACGGCCGTAGTTCCACACCTCGTCAGGTTGAGCAAGACGCCCCGGCCCATCGTATATCGACATCTCAGGCATCTCGCTTAATCTCCGTACTAATAGTGAGCTATCCTCAATTCCCCCGGCACCTTCAATGGAGACCGGGTTACGCTGCATAGCGGCAACCAAAAACGGCCACGGCTCCGTACGTATCAGGTCGCGGTAGGCATAGAACGCCATATTAGCGGTATCGTTACGCTCACGGATAGATTCCAACCGGTTGACGATTTCCGCGCGTGTCATGCCGAGAACGATACCCAGCGGCTCCTGCCCGGAGACGAATTCCTTCTCACTGGCATCAGGAAGCCTGGGGTCGGTATTACAGAACGCAGCCAGCCTCTCCAGAGCCACCTCCGCTTCCAGACAATCAGAAGCCAGCCGTCCCTTAAGCAGCTCCAGATCGCCCCGAGTATTACACTTGATGTTCTCCTGTCGTACCAGATCCTCAAGCTCATTAAGAACAATGCGGTGGCGTAAAGGGGTAATCTGAAATTCTTCAGCATCAATCTGGGCCATCAGTTTATCTCTGGTCCTATCGTTTATCCGGTACGGGCTGCCGTGCTCATAAGCAAATACCCTCTCGGCGCCTATGTAGTTATCCCCCCCGTGCATCGACCATCGAATCTGGAAGCATTTCTGCAAGTCGCGGCTATGCCGCAGGAAATTAACGATATTCTTGTCATCCAGCGGGGCCTTGAGATAGCTTTTCAGACGATCGGCGAAATGCGCATAGGCCCCTTTGTCAATGGTTGCCTGGTTATAAACGGTGTGGACATAACCGGTCGGGTGGGCAACAATCGTAACCGCCTCCTTCTCCAGTGCCCGACGGGCCTGTGCCGACAATGCGGTACCGTTAAACCACATGCTCTTTGTTACCAGCCGCCGGTTGTTGGTCAGAATCCCGTCATCAACATCGATGAAGTCCTGGGAATGCAATGGCGTAGCCATCAGATAGATGTCTTCAAGCGGGATCCCGGCCACGATGAATAAAGCCGCCGCATAGAGCGCCGCCAGAGAAACACATTCCCCCGCCCCTGTCTCGTAGTTAGTTTTGTAGCGAAAGGCATCCATCGCCTCAACCGTCTCAGTCTTCCAGTACGGTATGACATTGCTATCATACTTATCCAGGCCGAAGTGAGCCCGGATGTCCATATCGAAGTAATACCGGTCACCCTCATAGCCGAACAAGGCATTAGACTTCCGGATCGTATCCTCACTGATGAAGCCGCGAAATCGCGCTATTTCACGCTCCCTGGTGGTAAGCCCCCACGTCTCCAGATCCAGGTTAAAGGTATAATTGTCCATAATATACTGCTTCAGCTTTGAGATGCGACGGTAGGGGCTCATCTCCGCCAGCCCGGAAAACCACGGATTATCACGCCATAACCAGATACGCGGCGACATGATATTGGCCAGGACCAGGCTGTACATCAACTCCGGGAAAATAAACACCTCCATATCGGAAAGCGTAACAGCCGATGACCTGCGTTCCATCTCTTTCGAATTGTTTTCGGTCATTTACCCTACTCTACCCAATCTGTTCTTTAATACCGATTAAATAATCACAAGAGAGAGGAGGATATCAACAAGAGGAGCCAGAAAAAACGCTAATCGCAAGGGAAGTGGGCTCGGTAGGGTTCGAACCTACGACCAATCGGTTATGAGCCGACCGCTCTGCCGCTGAGCTACGAGCCCCCAAAAGTCAGTGACGAATTAACCCAATAGATTGATGGTAAATGGTAACAACAAAACCGCCTGCCAGAAAACAAGCAGTTCTCTCTAACTGAATCAGCTGCTCTCTGCTATAGTTAGATTATATTGGCTGGAGAATTTGAAGTCAATACAGAACAGGAAGTCCGAAAGAACAAGGATGTTCGAGCCAACGTCAGCCTTCTGCTTCCTAACGGCTCTTTCTTTTGCGAACGACCAGCAGCACAACAACGAGAGCTACGATTATTGCAACACCTATCCGCCAATCCATTAACAGTCTTCTCCAATCTTCAATACTGGAACGGAGCATCATGCCCGTTCTCAGCGCCTATGACAGAATCCGTTAATGGACACTTTAACCAGTTGGACTCCCCTTGTCAAGTCTGGCGCCTGATATGGCGAGGATACACATGCTTAATCAAAGGATACTCACCGGAAGTTTGCTTTTTAGCCCCGCTATGGCGTAAAATCTACGTGTAACTTAGCGGTGCGGGAGTAACTCAGTGGTAGAGTTCCTGCCTTCCAAGCAGGCTGTCGCGGGTTCGAGCCCCGTCTCCCGCTCCATATAAACTGCGATTTTGCTTAACTTTTTTCACCGCTCTACTCTCCCGTTTTGTATCTGGGTAATCCGCTGTATTATGCTTTTCGACAAAGTCAGTGTTAAGGGGATAATGAAACTCAAAACAGTACTAACATGCTTTGCTTTTATCGCATTAATGCCTCTCTTAGCATGCTCACCAAAATTAGAGAAAGCCACCATTACGGTCACCTGTGAGGATTTTGCTCAGAAGCAAGACATTGTTGCAGCTGCCAAAAACCCGTTTTCTGTGGGTAAATCGTTCACAGTAGCCTTATGCTCAGAGTCATCGGCAGGATTTCAGTGGCAAGAATCCGCGTTGATAGGCGACGGAGCTGTGGTACAGCAGACTGCTTACAGGCCCGGCACCGAACAGGATGTCTGGACTTACAAGACACTTAGTCCCGGCAATACTATGCTTCAATGGAGCACCACCGACGACAGCGTTGAGCAACGGACATTCCGCATAGCCATCGCTGTTGAATAGTCTTGCCTATATTACCCCTATATTGCTTATCAAAGGATGCTACCTACCAATCCGGCATAACAGAGTCATAGCCTGCCCTTCTTAAGCAGCCCGAACAGCCGCATTCTATACGGCTTCCCCGACGAGACGTTGCCGTTTTGTGTTTAGGCTGATATAATAACCAAGGTTGGTTTCTTAAACATCCCGAGCAAATATCTGAACCAGTACGCTCCGGGAAAGATTCGATACGATTTCTGTATCTCCAGCCATTTTTGTAGTTCGTGGCGCATTCGTCTAGCGGCCTAGGACACCTCCCTCTCAAGGAGGAGATCACCGGTTCGAATCCGGTATGCGCTACCAAACTTGACTTTTAGAGCACTCGTTTTTATAATATGCCAGTTGTTCATATCATTTAGCGAACAGCTTCGAGAGGCGGTGCCCGAGTAGCGCAATGGTAGCGCAACCGACTTGTAATCGGTAGGTTAGTGGGTTCGAATCCCCTCTCGGGCTTAGTTCTTGGTGGTTATACGAGGAGGGGTGCCGGAGTGGTTAATCGGAGCAGTCTGTAAAATTGCCGCCTGAAAGGGCTACGTTGGTTCGAATCCAACCCCCTCCACCATCCAATATGTGAGCCGCGATACTAAGTAGACGGAACAACCGTTCGGGAAGGGCTCATGTATAGTCGTCCCGAAGCGGAGCTTCAGTGAATTCCGGGTTTCTCTTTTTCACCGGCTGTTCTGTGGCCCGGTTTTTTAGAGACCGAGGATAAGACTATTTGATCGGAATTATCCGAATCCTGCAACGCAGCCTCCAGCTTTTCCAACCGCCGGCTAATCATATAGAGGCTGCCTACCAAAAGCCTGGCGGTCCGGTTGCTTGAGCGCTGGGTATAATCCGCGATACCCCATCCTACGAAAGAGAGTCCGATGGCAAGCATGAGGAAACTGATACCGATCTGCGTGCTGGTAGCGTTCAGACGGAGAACAAGAACATTCCAGGATAATTCAGGATTGAGGCTTACCTCCGATATCAACTCAGACAATGAAGAGTAGGTCTGATAAACCCACACAATCGCTACCACTACGAATAATGAGCCTATCAGGACAAACCTCATTTCGCTTAATGCACGCGTTACTCGCATCACCAGTCACCTCACGCAATTTATCTGAATCATTCTATCACAATATATAGCAGCATTAGCGAAAAAGCAATCCTGCTCTCTAAATGTTTATCCGCTACAGCCCCCTTTAATTCATCCGAACAGAATCATGCTTGACAAAACCATACAAAACATTCTAGTCTATACAGGTAGTTTACTGCCGTCGCTTGTGACTCACCCTCGCAATGACATCCGAGTATATAGCTGCCGGTTCAGGACTGCGATTCTGCCAGGGCAGTTGATGTCTTTAGGACGATGTAATCACAGGTTGACTTTTCGTCTCTATTACCTTAAAATTAGCTACATCAGTTACGTGTAAAGTAAAGTTAAATTATACGTAAATAAATGTGCCCACATAGCTCAGCCGGTAGAGCGCATTCTTGGTAAGAATGAGGTCACCAGTTCGAATCTGGTTGTGGGCTGAGGACAAAGGGGGTTTTTGAAAATGGCTAAGCAGAAGTTTGATCGCAGCAAGCCACACTGTAATGTTGGTACCATCGGTCATGTTGACCACGGCAAGACAACCTTAACTTCGGCGATAACTCTGGTGCTGTCCAAGGGAGGTACGACCGGCTATCGTTCGTTTGACAGTATCGATAACGCTCCAGAGGAGAAGGCAAGAGGGCTTACTATTGCCATTGCTCACGTAGAATACGAAACTGATAAGAGGCACTATGCCCATATTGATTGTCCCGGCCATGCTGACTTCGTTAAAAACATGATAACGGGGGCAGCCCAGATGGATGGGGCAATACTGGTGGTCAGTGCCCCCGATGGTCCGATGCCCCAGACCAGAGAGCATGTACTGCTAGCCCGTCAGGTAGAGGTTCCCGCCATGGTGGTCGCCCTGAATAAGGTAGACATGATGGAGGACGAGGAGCTTCTGGAACTGGTGGAGATGGAAGTCCGAGAGATACTTAGCAAACAGCAGTTCCCCGGCGATGATATCCCGATAGTAAGAGTGAGCGCCATCAAAGCGCTGGAATGCGGCTGTGGCAAGAGGGAGTGCCAGTGGTGCGGCCCTATCTGGAAGTTGATGGATGCCGTTGACAGCTATATTCCGATACCGGAGCGGCCTAAAGACCTGCCCTTCTTGATGCCGGTGGAGGATGTTTTCAGTATCAAGGGGCGTGGTACCGTAGCGACAGGAAGAGTCGAGCGTGGCGTAATTCACCCGGGAGATGAAATCGAGATAGTAGGCCTGCACCATGAGCCTAAAAAGATAGTGGCTACCAGCCTGGAGATGTTCCACAAGCTCTTGGATGATGCTGAGCCCGGTGATGCGGTGGGTATCCTGCTAAGAGGTGTAGACCGTGAGGATATTGAGCGAGGACAGGTACTGGCTAAGCCCGGTTCGATCAAGCCGCATACCGAA
Encoded here:
- a CDS encoding 2,3-bisphosphoglycerate-independent phosphoglycerate mutase — its product is MDSLELMRNLAQPSTGKIVLMVLDGLGGLPRSETGKTELETADTPNLDRLAKEGTTGLIDIVSPGITPGSAAGHLALFGYGPIRFIIGRGALEAVGIDFDLKPGDVAARGNFCTVDKKGLVTDRRAGRITNEECTRLCGLLDGMTIENTRLFVRPVREHRFIVVFRGDGLNPAVSDSDPQQLGVPPRAASALQPGAAKTVSISNKFIAQAKRILAGQHPANMLLLRGFSERPDFPAMTEIYKLKPAAIAVYPMYRGLARLVGMDILDPGTGLEDELKALKANYSAYDFFFLHVKGTDSAGEDGDFERKVSVIEELDRALPELIDTGPDVLIVTGDHSTPAILKGHSWHPVPVLLHSRWCRPDRAMEFGESACASGGLGRFPATQVMPLAMAHALKLRKFGA
- the tpiA gene encoding triose-phosphate isomerase; this encodes MRIPMIAGNWKMNTTVSEAVELVSKMRTGLDEIAGVEKVICPPFVSLTAVKELIKGSSIKLGAQNLYFEDKGAYTGEISPLMLADLCEFVIIGHSERRQYFGESGDIVNRKVKAALKANLKPILCVGEKLEENETGRTEEVIAEQLRSSLAGIDFLDAVTVAYEPIWAIGTGRAATGRQANDTIAFIRISIAGLGTKEAAGKMRILYGGSVTAENAAEFIKQPEIDGALVGGASLKADQFLSIVTQARASSG
- the miaA gene encoding tRNA (adenosine(37)-N6)-dimethylallyltransferase MiaA; this translates as MSHLVAIVGPTAIGKSKLAIRLAQAFNGEIVSADSRQIYRFMDIGTAKPSPEELSLIPHHLVNIINPDEDFSLAQYQRLAYRAINDIQKRGKLAVLVGGSGQYVWSILEGWGVPEVPPDPEFRQSLSERAAREGEGKLYQELREVDPDSARDINPNNVRRVIRALEVYQSTSIPFSRLKSKQKPPFETMIIGLTTDRAELYRRIDSRVDEMIEQGLIAEVDRLLNMGYGLELPAMSSIGYKQIGAFLNGGLPLAAAIQQIKFETHRFVRHQYAWFQLKDSRISWVDIGSNNTKSQITESFARFTAGTVETKLLPSPPTSRKGTHVI
- the dapF gene encoding diaminopimelate epimerase, translated to MDFTKLEGAGNDFMLVEAGDTNRDWSRLAIAVCNRHFGIGADGLLLLLPSEAADFRMCMFNPDGSEAEACGNGLRCLVKYIITRKLLAGDKAQQICYIETKDGVRKAIVNRSEGKPLSIQVSMGLPKFKAGEIPAAIGERDRKLVDIKSMLNYTINLDDRKLPLNLVSMGNPHAVYFTGQPVADFPLTRIGPEVEHHRIFPQRVNFEVARLIDRQQIEARVWERGAGETLACGTGACAIAVAARLNGLTDGSVAIKLSGGILNVEWDGKGEVLLSGPAEIVFTGRWPGGA
- a CDS encoding LL-diaminopimelate aminotransferase encodes the protein MRLSKRIENLPPYLFREITRKIAEKRAKGEEVISFAIGDPDFPTPNNIINRLCQAAQDPANHQYPESDGLPELRRAIAGWYEKRFGVSLDPDKEVLPLLGAKEGIVHAALCFIDPGDIALVPDPGYPPYAMGTIMANGKPYYMPITEGNDFLPDLEIIPSDVIKKAKLLWINYPNNPTGAVAELDFFNHVAKFASNHDLAVCHDAPYSEVAFDDYQPTSFMQAEGGRETGIEFHSLSKSYNMTGWRIGMAVGNAEMIDALKRVKSNIDSGIPQAIQYAAIEALNGPQDLVRKQSLKYQRRRDLVVDMLSDIGLEARRPRAGLYIWTKVPSGYTSLEFANALLEKVGVVVTPGIGYGQNGEGYVRLSLTISDANLVKGLSRLAEWRTH
- the hflX gene encoding GTPase HflX; this translates as MVAVAIKETVNKQWPVEDSVEELAQLASAAGADIVGKLTQQLNVPSKTYYLGKGKLDELIALKESLNYSMVVFDDELSPLQQRNLEQILKVKVIDRSALILDIFARRAQTREGQLQVELAQHQYLLPRLAGQWSHLERLGGGIGTRGPGESQLETDRRLVDRKVNHLKKQIESVKKHRNLYRQQRRRQGIPIVALVGYTNAGKSTLLNALTHSDVLVEDKLFATLDPTTRSLTLPGKGKVLFTDTVGFIQKLPPSIVTAFRATLEELAEASILLHVVDLTSPNAAEQCQAVEHILEDLGLADRPIITALNKIDLLLSREKKWDEQSAIDHLSGQDLIASKNTALVSAVKKWGLTRLLEVIQDILGRIRA
- a CDS encoding protease inhibitor I42 family protein — encoded protein: MKLKTVLTCFAFIALMPLLACSPKLEKATITVTCEDFAQKQDIVAAAKNPFSVGKSFTVALCSESSAGFQWQESALIGDGAVVQQTAYRPGTEQDVWTYKTLSPGNTMLQWSTTDDSVEQRTFRIAIAVE
- the tuf gene encoding elongation factor Tu, with translation MAKQKFDRSKPHCNVGTIGHVDHGKTTLTSAITLVLSKGGTTGYRSFDSIDNAPEEKARGLTIAIAHVEYETDKRHYAHIDCPGHADFVKNMITGAAQMDGAILVVSAPDGPMPQTREHVLLARQVEVPAMVVALNKVDMMEDEELLELVEMEVREILSKQQFPGDDIPIVRVSAIKALECGCGKRECQWCGPIWKLMDAVDSYIPIPERPKDLPFLMPVEDVFSIKGRGTVATGRVERGVIHPGDEIEIVGLHHEPKKIVATSLEMFHKLLDDAEPGDAVGILLRGVDREDIERGQVLAKPGSIKPHTEAEAEVYVLGKEEGGRHTPFFNGYKPQFYIRTTDVTGTIGLPEGVEMVMPGDNITMKIKLIYPVAMEKGLRFAIREGGRTVGAGTVSRIIE